In Janibacter cremeus, a genomic segment contains:
- a CDS encoding FAD-binding oxidoreductase, with the protein MDPAALRDLVRGELAARVGEGVVTIDPDVVAAHSSDEALFCPDDGAVALVRARTVADVQATMRFASRHGVPVVPQGARTGLSGGANAVPGCLLLSVASMTQVLGLDPGERTVTVEPGIINADLKDVVAEHGLSYPPDPGSVAISSIGGNVATNAGGLCCVKYGVTRDYVRALQVVLADGSLTTIGATTAKGVSGLDLRSLFVGSEGTLGIIVGITLRLVPLLPPPLTAVATFADERAGAATVSAFMASGAQPSMLESLDRTSLAILNAYGDFGLDTHAGAMLLMQSDGGGSRDAAMTEIGAFTRQAEAQGALDVAFSDDAADNEALVAARRLAQPSFEHYAHSHGGGQLLDDVCVPRQQLPSFYERLGTIRDASGLTIATVAHAGDGNLHPSVFFSTADPDEVARAHRAFDEIMALGLELGGTITGEHGVGHLKREWLARELDEGNRGIHRAVKTALDPLGILNPGKMFAHL; encoded by the coding sequence ATGGATCCGGCGGCCCTGCGCGACCTCGTCCGTGGCGAGCTGGCCGCCCGGGTGGGCGAGGGGGTGGTCACCATCGACCCCGACGTGGTCGCCGCGCACTCCAGCGACGAGGCGCTGTTCTGCCCGGACGACGGCGCCGTGGCCCTGGTGCGGGCGCGAACGGTGGCGGACGTGCAGGCGACGATGCGCTTCGCCTCCCGCCACGGCGTCCCGGTCGTCCCCCAAGGAGCGCGCACCGGCCTGTCCGGCGGCGCGAACGCCGTGCCCGGCTGCCTGCTGCTGTCCGTCGCATCGATGACGCAGGTGCTCGGCCTCGACCCCGGCGAGCGCACCGTCACCGTCGAACCGGGGATCATCAACGCCGACCTCAAGGACGTCGTCGCCGAGCACGGTCTGTCCTACCCACCCGACCCGGGCTCGGTCGCGATCTCCTCCATCGGCGGCAACGTCGCCACCAACGCCGGCGGCCTGTGCTGCGTGAAGTACGGCGTCACCCGCGACTACGTGCGGGCGCTGCAGGTGGTCCTGGCCGACGGCTCCCTGACGACGATCGGGGCGACGACGGCGAAGGGGGTGTCCGGGCTCGACCTGCGCTCTCTCTTCGTCGGGTCGGAGGGGACGCTCGGCATCATCGTCGGGATCACCTTGCGTCTGGTGCCGCTCCTGCCGCCACCGCTGACCGCGGTGGCGACCTTCGCCGACGAGCGGGCCGGTGCGGCAACGGTGTCGGCCTTCATGGCCTCCGGTGCGCAGCCGTCGATGCTCGAGTCGCTGGACCGCACGAGCCTGGCCATCCTCAACGCCTACGGCGACTTCGGGCTGGACACGCACGCCGGCGCGATGCTGCTCATGCAGTCGGACGGCGGGGGCAGCCGGGATGCGGCGATGACGGAGATCGGCGCCTTCACCCGGCAGGCCGAGGCACAGGGCGCGCTCGACGTCGCCTTCTCCGATGACGCCGCCGACAACGAGGCCCTCGTCGCTGCCCGACGACTGGCGCAGCCGTCCTTCGAGCACTACGCCCACTCCCACGGCGGTGGGCAGCTGCTCGACGACGTGTGCGTGCCGCGGCAGCAGCTGCCGTCCTTCTACGAGCGGCTCGGCACCATCCGGGACGCGAGCGGCCTGACGATCGCGACCGTGGCGCACGCCGGCGATGGCAACCTGCACCCGTCGGTCTTCTTCTCCACCGCCGACCCGGACGAGGTCGCGCGGGCGCACAGGGCCTTTGACGAGATCATGGCCCTGGGTCTGGAGCTCGGCGGCACGATCACCGGCGAGCACGGCGTCGGTCATCTCAAGCGCGAGTGGCTCGCCCGCGAGCTCGACGAGGGCAACCGAGGCATCCACCGCGCGGTCAAGACCGCACTCGATCCGCTCGGGATCCTCAACCCGGGCAAGATGTTCGCCCACCTGTGA
- a CDS encoding Ppx/GppA phosphatase family protein, whose amino-acid sequence MRLGVIDIGSNTVHLLVVDAHHGAAPIPATKHKMVLRLAEHVDAEGAIDESGAADLARFVHECLGIAEDQGVEEILAFATSAIREAPNGDAVLERVRSETGVDLQVLQGTDEARLTFLAARRWVGWSAGRLLVIDIGGGSLELTLGDDEEPDVAKSLLLGAGRVTQDHLPGDPPSAEDIRAARRTVRASLAREIRPYAKAATPDSVVGTSKTVRSLARIAGAAPSGEGPYVLRTLHVDDVRETIARVAAMTAAQRAGLAGVSAARARQILAGGIIAEASMDLLGVQELSICPWAMREGVLLRYLDLMG is encoded by the coding sequence GTGCGTCTTGGGGTCATCGACATCGGATCGAACACCGTCCACCTGCTCGTCGTGGACGCCCATCACGGTGCCGCGCCGATCCCGGCGACCAAGCACAAGATGGTGCTGCGGCTCGCCGAGCACGTCGACGCCGAGGGCGCCATCGACGAGTCCGGGGCCGCGGACCTCGCCCGCTTCGTCCACGAGTGCCTCGGGATCGCCGAGGACCAGGGCGTGGAGGAGATCCTCGCCTTCGCCACCAGCGCCATCCGCGAGGCACCCAACGGCGACGCCGTCCTGGAGCGCGTGCGCAGCGAGACCGGCGTGGACCTGCAGGTCCTCCAGGGCACCGACGAGGCGCGGCTGACCTTCCTCGCGGCGCGCCGCTGGGTCGGGTGGTCCGCCGGGCGGCTGCTCGTCATCGACATCGGCGGCGGCTCGCTCGAGCTCACTCTCGGCGACGACGAGGAGCCGGACGTCGCCAAGTCCCTCCTGCTCGGGGCCGGTCGGGTGACCCAGGACCACCTGCCGGGGGACCCGCCGAGCGCCGAGGACATCAGGGCCGCCCGCCGCACGGTCCGCGCGTCCCTGGCCAGGGAGATCCGTCCCTACGCCAAGGCGGCCACCCCGGACAGCGTCGTCGGCACCAGCAAGACGGTGCGCTCGCTGGCCCGCATCGCCGGAGCGGCCCCCAGCGGGGAGGGTCCCTACGTCCTGCGCACGCTGCACGTGGACGACGTGCGCGAGACGATCGCCAGGGTCGCTGCGATGACGGCAGCGCAGCGCGCCGGCCTCGCCGGGGTCTCCGCCGCCCGCGCCCGACAGATCCTCGCCGGCGGGATCATCGCCGAGGCGTCGATGGACCTGCTGGGCGTCCAGGAGCTGAGCATCTGCCCCTGGGCGATGCGCGAGGGCGTGCTGCTGCGCTATCTCGACCTGATGGGGTGA
- a CDS encoding sugar phosphate isomerase/epimerase family protein has product MAEARPIPVALSTASVYPAGTAAAFEYAADLGYDGVEVMVWNDPVSQNAPALNALAEHHGLDIVSIHAPTLLLTQRVMGTDPWGKVDRSIELAHAVGAPTVVLHPPFRWQKEYARAFADGVAERENDADIVIAVENMFPWAARGQSVQAYLPHWDPVPQPYDHVTIDLSHTATARSDAMQMVLDLGDRLAHIHLADGMLTTLKDDHLVPGRGTQPCAQVLEHVAGSGYAGAVVLEVGTRRRPKERELDLRESLDFARQYLGQAVHVPDAASS; this is encoded by the coding sequence ATGGCTGAAGCGCGTCCGATCCCGGTGGCCCTGTCCACGGCATCCGTGTACCCCGCGGGGACGGCGGCGGCCTTCGAGTACGCGGCCGATCTCGGCTACGACGGCGTCGAGGTCATGGTCTGGAACGACCCGGTCTCGCAGAACGCCCCGGCGCTCAACGCGCTCGCGGAGCACCACGGTCTGGACATCGTCTCGATCCACGCGCCGACGCTGCTGCTGACCCAGCGCGTGATGGGGACGGACCCGTGGGGCAAGGTCGACCGCTCGATCGAGCTGGCCCATGCGGTGGGCGCACCGACCGTCGTGCTGCACCCACCGTTCCGCTGGCAGAAGGAGTACGCCCGAGCCTTCGCCGACGGCGTCGCCGAGCGCGAGAACGACGCGGACATCGTCATCGCGGTGGAGAACATGTTCCCGTGGGCGGCCCGCGGGCAGTCGGTGCAGGCCTACCTGCCGCACTGGGACCCGGTGCCCCAGCCCTACGACCACGTGACCATCGACCTGTCGCACACCGCGACGGCGCGCAGCGACGCGATGCAGATGGTTCTGGACCTGGGTGACCGGCTTGCCCACATCCACCTCGCGGACGGGATGCTGACCACGCTCAAGGACGACCATCTCGTCCCGGGTCGTGGCACCCAGCCGTGCGCGCAGGTCCTCGAGCACGTCGCCGGCAGCGGGTACGCGGGAGCCGTCGTCCTCGAGGTCGGGACCCGCCGACGTCCCAAGGAGCGCGAGCTCGACCTGCGCGAGTCCCTCGACTTCGCGCGCCAGTACCTCGGTCAGGCAGTGCACGTCCCCGACGCCGCATCGTCATGA
- a CDS encoding TetR family transcriptional regulator, with translation MTTRGRRSGGGDTRTEILDVARGCFAAKGYDGTSVRGIAREAGVDPALVHHYFDGKSGLFAEVIGVPAGIEGQIAAAVAGPPEGAGERIVRTFLRVWDSPEGRARFQAMVGAVASHEEAAHLLRDFVSRSVLTSLAHIFGDDDVLPELTVAAVGAQLVGMGLLRYVVEVPPMVEADPEEIVAVLAPPIQRLLVP, from the coding sequence ATGACCACCCGCGGCCGTCGGTCCGGGGGCGGGGATACCCGCACGGAGATCCTCGACGTGGCCCGTGGGTGCTTCGCGGCGAAGGGGTACGACGGCACCTCGGTCCGTGGCATCGCCCGCGAGGCCGGGGTGGACCCGGCCCTGGTGCACCACTACTTCGACGGCAAGTCCGGTCTCTTCGCCGAGGTCATCGGCGTGCCTGCCGGGATCGAGGGCCAGATCGCGGCGGCCGTGGCCGGTCCGCCCGAGGGCGCGGGGGAGCGGATCGTGCGCACCTTCCTGCGGGTCTGGGACAGCCCCGAGGGTCGCGCCCGGTTCCAGGCGATGGTCGGCGCCGTGGCCTCCCACGAGGAGGCGGCGCACCTGCTGCGCGACTTCGTCTCCCGCAGCGTCCTGACGAGCCTGGCGCACATCTTCGGCGATGACGACGTCCTCCCGGAGCTGACGGTCGCGGCCGTCGGCGCCCAGCTCGTGGGGATGGGGCTGCTGCGCTACGTGGTCGAGGTGCCGCCGATGGTCGAGGCCGACCCGGAGGAGATCGTCGCCGTGCTGGCCCCGCCCATCCAGCGTCTGCTCGTTCCCTGA
- a CDS encoding ABC transporter ATP-binding protein: MVNCAIEITGLTVTRGDRLVIPDLDLRVPTGQVVGLLGPSGGGKSTVMRAIVGVQQTDSGDVQVLGLPAGHRRLRKRVGYVTQAPSVYGDLTVRENATHFARLLGVADPQAAADAVVSRVDLAGHADERTDALSGGQRGRASLAAALVGDPELLVLDEPTVGLDPVLRRDLWALFRRLADDGVTLLVSSHVMDEASRCDRLVLLREGAVLADDTPAHLLERTGAADAEGAFLALVDEVAA, encoded by the coding sequence ATGGTGAATTGCGCGATCGAGATCACCGGGCTGACGGTCACCCGGGGTGATCGGCTCGTCATCCCAGACCTGGACCTGCGGGTCCCCACCGGACAAGTGGTCGGGCTGCTCGGACCCAGCGGCGGCGGCAAGTCGACGGTGATGCGCGCGATCGTCGGCGTGCAGCAGACCGACTCCGGCGACGTGCAGGTGCTCGGACTGCCGGCCGGCCACCGCCGACTGCGCAAGCGGGTCGGGTACGTCACACAAGCGCCGAGCGTCTACGGCGACCTGACCGTCAGGGAGAACGCCACCCACTTCGCCCGGCTGCTCGGGGTCGCCGACCCGCAGGCTGCCGCGGACGCGGTGGTCTCCCGCGTGGATCTGGCCGGTCACGCCGACGAGCGCACCGACGCACTGTCGGGCGGACAACGCGGTCGGGCATCGCTGGCCGCCGCCCTCGTCGGCGACCCCGAGCTCCTCGTCCTCGATGAGCCGACCGTTGGCCTCGACCCGGTGCTGCGACGCGACCTGTGGGCCCTCTTCCGCCGACTCGCGGACGACGGGGTCACGCTGCTCGTCTCCAGCCACGTCATGGACGAGGCCAGCCGGTGTGACCGCCTGGTGCTGCTGCGCGAAGGCGCGGTACTCGCCGATGACACCCCTGCCCACCTCCTCGAGCGCACCGGGGCCGCGGACGCGGAGGGCGCCTTCCTGGCGCTCGTGGACGAGGTGGCGGCATGA